The Sandaracinus amylolyticus genomic interval GTCGAGAGCGCGATGCGGCTCGGCCCGTCGAGCAGCACCGCGAGCGCCGCGCCCGCCTCGACGTCGGTCGGCACCGCCTCGAGCGCGCGACGGTACGCCGCGATCGCCTGGTCCTCGTCGCCGAGCCGCTCGTCCCAGAGGCGCGCCGCACGGCGCTCCGCCGCCGCGCGCTGCGCCGGTTCGCGCGCCGCCGCCGCCGCCTTCGCGAGCACCTGCACCGCGCGATCGACGCGCCCGCCGCGCTCGCAGAGATCCGCGATGCGCTCGAAGAGCGCGCGGTCCGCGAGGCCGAGCCCCTCGATCGCCTCGAGCTCGTCCGCCGCCGCGAGCGGCTGGCTCAGCTTCTTGTCGAGGAAGTCCGCCGCGCCGAGCCGCGCGATGCGCCGCTGGCTCGCCGGCACGTCGCTCGCGCCCGCGAGCGTGCGCAGCGCCTGCACCGCCTCGGGCCACGCCTCGCGCTGCACGTGCAGCTCGACGAGCAGCGCGAGCCCGCCGACGTGCTCGGGCTCGAGCATCAGCAGGTTGTCGAGCGACACCAGCGCGTCGTCGCGCCGGCCGAGGCCACGATGGAGGCGCGCCAGCTCGTAGAACAGCGGCGAGAGCTGCTCCGGATCGTCGGTGCGATCCGCGCGTGCCTGCACCAGCTCGAGCAGCCCGGCGTCGTCGCCGCGCTCCGCGAGCAGATCGTGGAGGCGCCCGTACGCGATCGCGCGCCCACCGTCGATCTCGAGCGCCTCGCGCAGCCGGCGCTCGGCCTGGACCAGCGCCTCCGCGTCCTCGGGATCCGTCTGGTCCATCAGGACCGCCGCGGCCTCCTCGAGCAGCGTCGCGCGCAGCGCGCCGTCGACCTGCGCCGCCAGGCGATCACACGCCTCGACCACGTCCATCCAGCGCTCGGCGTCGCGCGCCGCGACCCGCAGCGCCTCCCACGACGCGAGGTCCTCGGGATCGCCCGCGAGCGCCTCGCGGAGCGCGTCGCACGCCTCGGCGCCGCGCGCCGCCGCCGCGAGCGCCCGCGCCCGCGCCGCGTGGATCGCGCGCGCCGACTCCGTCGACGCGTGCGCCGCCCAGCGACCGAGCGCGTCGGCGCGCTCGCCGGGATCGTCGGCCTCGCTCAGCGCCTCGAGCCCGAGCGCCGCCGCCGCGAACGAGCCGGGGCGTGCCTCCTCGAGCTCGACCGCGCGCAGGATCGCGTCGTCCGCCGCCTGTCCCGCGAGCGCCGCGACGCGCAGCCCGTGCACCACGAGGTCCGCCGACGCGTCCGCGTCGCTCGTCGCATCGGCGAGCGCGAGCATCGCCGCCGCGCGATCCGCCGCGCGCGCCGGATCGCTCGACGTCGCGCGCAGCTTCGCGAGCAGCGCCCACGGCTCGTCCGGCGACGCCCCGAGGATCTCGTCCGCGATCGCCTCGGCCGCCGCGGTCTCGCCGAGCAGATCGAGCTGCACACCGCCGAGCTCGCGACGCCACGCGAGCCGCGCATCGCCCTCGGCGCGCGTCACGAGCTCGCGCGTTCCGTCGAGCATCGACGCCGGCGACGCCGGGCCCATCAGCGCGAGATCGAGCGCCGCCGGGGCCGCGAGATCCGCGACGCCGAGCGCGAGCCGCAGCGCGGGCTCGGCGAGGCTCGGCTCCTTCGCGACGAGCTGCAGGTGCTCGCCGACCTCGAGCGTCGCGCGACCGGGCGCGCCCGCGCCCACCTCGACCTCGGAGAGCCGCTCGAGCGCGAGCCGCAGCAGCGCATCGTCCTCGCGCAGCTCGGCGAGCCGGCGCAGCGCGAAGAGCGGACCGATCGCCGATGGATCGCGCTCCGCCGCCTCCTCGTAAGTGCGGCGCGCCAGCGCGTGATCGCCCGCCGCCTCCGCCGCCGCGCCCGCGAGCAGCAGCTGCGTCTCCATCGCGCGCCCCGCGCGGTCCGCCTCCGCGGCCTCGCGCAGCAGCTTCACGACCGCGTCGGCGTCGCCGCGCGCCCGGTACACCTCTTCGAGCAGCGCGACCGCGTAGCGATGCCCGGGCACGCGCTGCAGCGCGTCGGCGAGCAGCGTCGCCGCCTCCTCGAGCTCGGTGCGCGACGCCTCGAGACCGCCCTCGCGCGACGCCGCCACCCGCACCAGCGCGCGCGCCGCCGCGCACAGGTGGGCCGCCGCGGCGTCGGCATCCGCCGCGCGCTCCGCGAGCTTCCGATGCGCCCGCGCGAGCAGCGCTCCGTCGCCGCGCATCGCCGCGAGCACGCGCGCCGCGTCGGGCGCCCACGCCGCGACGCTCGTCTGGAGCGCGCGATCGAGCGTCGCGTCCGCCGCCGCGTCGTCCTCGAGCACCATGCGCTCGAGCTCGTGCAGGTCGCGGAGGATCGCGCTGCGCTCCTCGTCGTCGATCGGCTGCTCGAGCAGCGCCTTCGCCGCGTCGCGCGCGCCCGTCGCGTGACCGAGGCGCAAGCTCGCGCCGAGCCACTCGCGCGCCAGGGTCGCCTTCGTGTCCTCGGCCGCCGCGTCGAGCGCGGTCGCGTAGAGGGCACACGCGCGCTCCGCGTCGTTCGTGCGCGTCGCCGCGAGGTGCGCCGCCTGCCACGCGAGCCGCGCCCGGAGCGCGCCCTCGCTCGACTCCGCGCGCGCCCCGAGCCGCGCGATCCATCCCTCGAGCCGCCCGTCGCCCGCCTGCGCGCCCGCGACGCTCAGGTCCTCGAGCATCGCCGCGACCACGGCCGAGCGCGGATCGGCCTCGAGCGCCGCCGCGAGCGCGGCGCGTGCCTCGTCGGTCTCGCCGCGCGCCTGCGCCTCCTCGGCGACGCGGAAGTGCAGCGGCGCCGCGTGGCGCCCTTCGACGCCCGCCGCGAGCAGCCGTCGTGCCTCGTCGGCCGCGGTCACGAGATCGCCCGCGAGCTCCGCCGCGAGCATGCGATCGCGGTGCAGCGCGAGGTCGCCCGAGCGCAGCAGGATCGCCTTGCCGAGCGCCGCGAGCGCGCCCTGCGCGTCGCCGGTGCCGTCCTGCGAGCGCAGGTGCAGCATCCGGATGCGCGCCGCCTCGCGATAGAGCGCCGCCGCCTCGCCGGCCGCGCGCGCCTCGTCGGCGAAGCGCTTGATCGAGAACGCGCCCGAGCCCGCCGTCCCCTCCGAGCCGGCCGGCGCCTCTCCGCGCGCCGCGCGCGCGGCCAGCGCCGCGCGTCCCTCGAGCGCCGCCACGATCTCCGGCACCCGCGCGTGGCGCCGCGCGATGCGCTCGAGCTGCTCGAGGAACCGGAAGCGCGCGCTCGGCAGCGTCGCCGCCTGGCGCGCCGCCTCGATCGCTCCGTCGACGTCGCCGCGCTCTTCCCGCCCGCGCGCCACCTCGATCAGCAGCATCCCCTTGAGCGTCGGATCCGCGACCTGCGCCGCGCGCGTCGCGATCGCGTCGGTCGCCGCGTCGCGCTCGCCGCGCGCGAGCAGCAGCCGCTCGAGGAAGAGCGCCGGCAGCGCCGCGCCCTCGGGGTGCTCGACGATCGCCTGCTCGTAGAGCGCGCGAGCGGCATCGGGAGAGCCGAGCTGATCCTCCGCGAGCACCGCGCGATCGACGAGCGACGACGCGCGCTCCTCGGGGCTCGCTGCGCTCTTCGTCTCGGCCTCGTAGAGGCGCGCGAGGTTCTTGAACGAGCGACGTCGCTCGAAGATGCGCACCAGCGCGACGAGCGGCGGCGCGAACGAAGGGTCGAGGTTGTACGCCGCGAGGTACTCCCGGACCGCCTGCGCTTCCTGTCCGAGCTCGACCTCCGTGACGTGGCCGAGCTCGTACTGGATCGCGGCCTTGTGCGCGCGATCGGTCGCCGCTTCGAGCTCTGCCCGCAGCATCGCGACGCGCGCGTCGACGGGATCGGGCGAGAGACCGCCGCCGGGACGGCTCGAGGACGTGATCGGAGGCTGGGTCGTCGTCATCGTGTCCCGGGGAGGACAGCGGGACGCCACTATACCGACGGGGGACGAAAAACAGAACCGCGATCACGCGCGTTCGACGCGCCCTCGCCGAGCGGCTAGCTCCGCGGCGCGACGTGCACGTCGTCGGCCCGGGCGCGAAGGGCGCGGCACCCCCTCACCGCGCCGCCGACCAGCCCGGCCAGCGCGAAGAGCAGGAACAGCCCGCGCCCCAGGCGCGCGATGCGCACGCGGCGTCGGATTCGATCGGCGTACTCGGTCACGACGCGCTCTTTCGGGCGGAGGGGAACCGATCGCAAATGGGCTTCGTGCTGGCGACGCGCCATCCACGACGCGCGACCGACCACGAAGCACGACCGACCACGACCACGACCACGTTCACGACCACGACCACGTTCACCCGCCCGCCGCGGCCCCGCCGACGGCACGCGGCCGCGTCCCGATCGGCAACACGTTCTCGGTCGGCGACGTGGTCGTGGTCGTGGTCGTGGTCGTGGTCGTGGTCGGCGACGTCGTCGTGGTCGGCGACGTCGTCGCGGTCGGCGACGTGGTCGTGGTCGACGCGGGTCGCGGTCTCCACGTCCCCTCGCCCACTCCTCACAGCCCGAGCAGGCTCGCCACCCGGTCTCGGCGCGTCTCGGCGTGGGTGCTCGGCGTCGTGCCCGGGACGTGCGCGGTCGCCAGCGCGCTCGCGTGCAGCCGCTCCCAGCGCGCCGTCGCGACCTGGCGCAGCGCGTAGAGCTGCTGCGAGTGGGTCACCAGCTCCCGCTGGAGCCGCATGCCCTCGTCGGCGCGCCCCGCGCGCACCGCTTCGCGGTGCTGCGTCGTCAGGTCCAGCCCGCGCCGCGTCTCCGCCTCCAGCCACAGCAGCGACTCGTCGAGGCGCGACGCCGCGTCGTCGAGCTCGCGCGTCAGCCGCGCCGCCTCGGGCTCGGCCGCGCCCTCGAAGATCGTCACCGCCGCGCTGCGCGCGTCGTCGAGCCGCGTCGGGCCGTCGGTCGGCTCCGCGAGCCGCGCGCCCACGAAGATCGCCCGCCCCGGCGGCAGCTCGATCACCCGCAGCCGCCGACGCCCGTCCACCTCGCCGGTCGCGACCGTCCCGAGCCCCGCGAGCGACGCCACCCACGTCCCGGTCCGATGCGCCCGCACGAACAGCTCGCCGCTGCCCCCGAGATCGATCGACGCGTGCGCCGTCGCGATGCGCAGCGGCGGTCGCGGCCCCGCGGGGCCCGCGGGCACCGCCGCGTGCAGCGAGCCCTCGAGCAGCACGACCTGCGCGGGCCCGCCGTCGCCGATGCGGAGCTCGGTGTCGGGACCGAGCGACACCCGCCCGCCGTCGCCGAGGTCGACGTCGGCGCGCCCTTCCCCGCGCACCACCAGGCCGTCGCCCGCCTCGAGCGGCGCGCCCGCCTCGATCGGACCGCGCGACCGCAGCACGTCGCCGGTCGCGCGCGCCAGCCGCGCCGGAGGCTGATCGGGCGGCGTCCCGATCACCTCGACCGGCTCGCCCGCGTGCCGCTCCACCGCGGCCTGCGGGGCGCTCGCGCTGCGCGGCGGACGCTCGTCCTCGCCCCCACCGCACGCCGTGATCAGCAGCGCGGCGAGCGCGAAGAATCTCACGAGTCCTCGGGGTGCTCGAACGCGCGCAGGATCGAGTCCGCGAGGTCCGGCGCGCGCTTGCCCTCGCGCGCCTCGCCGAGCTCGCGCGACGTGTTGCGCAAGCGCTCGGTGATCACGCCGAGGAAGCTCCACAGCAGCTTCACCGCGATCGCGTGGTCCTTGCGGATGATGTCGAAGAAGTCGCGGCGGCGGATGGTCAGCAGCGAGCTCGCCTCGATCGCGCGCACGTCGGCGCTGCGCGGCGCCTTGTCGATCAGCGCCATCTCGCCGAAGTGCTGCCCCGGCCCGAGCGACGCGATCGGCGCGCCGCTCGCTTCGACCTGCACGTTGCCGGTGAGCACGATGAAGAGCTCGTCGCCGTCGCTGCCCTGCCCCACGATCTCCGCGCCCGGCTCGAACGTGCGCACGTGCGTGATGTTCAGGACGCGCACCAGCTCCTGGTAGGTCAGGAACCGGAAGAGCGGCATGCGGTGGAGAACCTCCATCTTGAGGTTCACCTCGCGCGCGAGGCGATCGACGCCTGCCTCGGCGTCCGGGACCTTCACCACGATCGCGGTGATGTTGTCCTTGCCGCCGCGCTCGTTGCTGAGCTCGACGAGGCGCTGCGAGAGCTGGTCCTCGGGGGTCTCGGCGAAGAGCTTCGCGAGCTCCGCCTCCTCGAAGTACCCGTGCAGGCCGTCGCTGCAGATGAGGAAGCGGTCGCCCTTCAGCACGTCGAAGTCGATCGTGTCGACCTCGACCGACTCGTAGACGCCGACCGCGCGCGTGACGGCGTTCTTGTACTGGAGCTTCTCGATCTGCTCGCGCGAGAGCCGCCCGCGCTTGAGCAGCTCGTTGATCAGCGAGTGGTCCTCGGTGAGCTGGTGCACCGAGCCCTGGCGGTAGAGGTACACGCGCGAGTCGCCGACGTGGGCGATGAACCCGCGGTTGCCGACGAGGAGCAGCGCGTCGAGCGTGGTGCCCATGCCGCGCTTGGTCTCGTCCTTCACGCCCTCCTGGTAGACGGCGGAGCAGGCCTGCTGGACGGCGGACTCCATGAGGCGCAGCAGGTCGGTGCGGGTGGTCCCGCCGTGGCCCTGCTCGAACTCGACCAGCGCCTCGCGCTGCCCCGCGATCACGTCGCGCACGGTGCGCGACGCGAGGTTCGACGCGACCTCGCCCGCCGCGTGCCCGCCCATGCCGTCGGCGACGACGAAGAGCTGGAGCTTCTTGTCCACGAGGAACGCGTCCTCGTTGTGATCCCGCACCCGGCCGACGTCGGTGGTCGGCCAGAACGAGAGCTGAGGCGGCGCGACGGCGTCGTTCATGCGGGTGGGATCTCGTATCCGAGGCGAGGGGGTTGGGTCAACGGTGGCGGCGGTGGGGGGCCGCGCGGGGAGAGGCTTCGGTGTGGGGCGCGGGGTGGGGGGCCGTGCTCGGACAGTCCTCGCGATTGCAACCTGCTGCGGGCGAGGAGGTCGATGGCCGGGGCTCTCGCTCGTTCGAGCGCGGGAGCGCTCGAACGAGCGAGCACTCGGGAGCGTCGCGGAGACTGGATGGCGCTGCGGAACTGCGCGCGGCCCCCCACCCCGCGCCCCGGCTGGTAGGGCTTCGGCCGCGCGCGGGGGATCTCGCTCGGTACTTCGTGTGGTGGGCGGGACGCGTGACGACGCGAGACCGCTTCGCGGGCTCGCGTCGTCACGCGGAACCGGCTCGCCCTTCGGGCTTCGCGGCCGATCGAACGGCTCGCCCTTCGGGCATCGCGGACGATTGCGCCGCTCGTCTTTCGGGCCCGGGCGACAGCAAGACTGACCCCCGGGCGACAGCAAGACTGACCCCCGTCGTCGGCACGACGAGCAGGCTGAGGATGTCGACGGGCGCGACTCGGAACGGTCCGCGCGGTCGAGCGGCGCGACGGGCGCGACTCGGTCGAACGGCGCGACGGGCGCGACTCGGAACGGGGCGCCTGCATCGAGCGAGCGACGCGCTCGGCTCCTTCGTCCATTGGCCGCGCAAGCTTTCGGGCAGGCCGGTCGCGAAACGGGGCGCCTCATCGAGCTTCCCGACGCGGCTCGGGGGCGGGATCCTGGCTCGATCGACCGGTCGGGACCTCTATGGGTCGGGGCTCGTGCTCGCGGCGAGCTCTCTGGGGGCGGCTACCCCCGACATCCTCGATCGATCGACTCGCTGGGGGCAGTTACCCCCGGCAATCCTCGATCGATCGACCGTTCGTGACCCTCGGCGCTCGGCGCGGGTCGATGCATCGAGGGCTCTGGGGGCGACTACCCCCGGCCGTGCTCGATGCATCGACCTCTCGCGGGGTCGGAGGCGGGGGATCAGGTCGTCGCCGGTGCCGGCGGCGTGCCGCCGCCTTCGGCGTCCTCGTCTCCGTCTTGCGGCGCGCTGCTCGAGGCGCGGGGCGGCGTCTCCCACTGCGCGAGCGGGCGCAGCAGCTCGTCGGCGCGCTCCGCCGTGACCGGGCGGCTGCGGCGGACCGTGCCGAGGACGCCGACGACGTACTCGCGGAGCGCGTCGAGCATCGCGTCGCGCGACTCGCGGATCTTCGCGTCCGAGGGCGGCGCCGGCGCGTCGCCCGAGACGCCGAGGACCTCGCCGTACCGCGCCTGCGCCG includes:
- a CDS encoding FecR domain-containing protein translates to MRFFALAALLITACGGGEDERPPRSASAPQAAVERHAGEPVEVIGTPPDQPPARLARATGDVLRSRGPIEAGAPLEAGDGLVVRGEGRADVDLGDGGRVSLGPDTELRIGDGGPAQVVLLEGSLHAAVPAGPAGPRPPLRIATAHASIDLGGSGELFVRAHRTGTWVASLAGLGTVATGEVDGRRRLRVIELPPGRAIFVGARLAEPTDGPTRLDDARSAAVTIFEGAAEPEAARLTRELDDAASRLDESLLWLEAETRRGLDLTTQHREAVRAGRADEGMRLQRELVTHSQQLYALRQVATARWERLHASALATAHVPGTTPSTHAETRRDRVASLLGL
- a CDS encoding Stp1/IreP family PP2C-type Ser/Thr phosphatase; its protein translation is MNDAVAPPQLSFWPTTDVGRVRDHNEDAFLVDKKLQLFVVADGMGGHAAGEVASNLASRTVRDVIAGQREALVEFEQGHGGTTRTDLLRLMESAVQQACSAVYQEGVKDETKRGMGTTLDALLLVGNRGFIAHVGDSRVYLYRQGSVHQLTEDHSLINELLKRGRLSREQIEKLQYKNAVTRAVGVYESVEVDTIDFDVLKGDRFLICSDGLHGYFEEAELAKLFAETPEDQLSQRLVELSNERGGKDNITAIVVKVPDAEAGVDRLAREVNLKMEVLHRMPLFRFLTYQELVRVLNITHVRTFEPGAEIVGQGSDGDELFIVLTGNVQVEASGAPIASLGPGQHFGEMALIDKAPRSADVRAIEASSLLTIRRRDFFDIIRKDHAIAVKLLWSFLGVITERLRNTSRELGEAREGKRAPDLADSILRAFEHPEDS